Sequence from the Thermocoleostomius sinensis A174 genome:
GCCCTGCGATCGTTTGTCGCCGTGATGCACCAGCGTTTTCAGACTAGGAGCAAATCGTTTAACCTCTCGTTCCCAGTTGCCCAACACCGACGTCGGACAGACCAGCAACGTTGGTTTTTCTAGTCCCCCTTGTTCTTGCAAATGCAGCATCAAGGCGATAAACTGCACAGTTTTACCCAAGCCCATATCATCCGCTAGGCAAGCTCCCAGCCCCCATCTTTCTAAAAAGGCAAGCCATGAAGCTCCACGCACTTGATAGGGGCGCAATGTTCCCTGGAAACCTTTGGGAATCGGAATCGATTCGATCGACTGATTGCCGTTGGTGAGCGCATTGATAAGTTCTTCTAGAGGGCCAGAGGCTTCAAAGCCAACAACAGGGAGCTTTTCAATCATCTGGGCGTCGCCTGTGCTAATACGCAGCGCATCTTCCAACGACAGCGACATTTGTTCTTTGCGGCTCTCGAAGAAGGCCTGGGCTGCCCTGACATCTTGAGGACGCAACTCTACCCACTCACCATTGATTTCCACCAGTGGCGTATTGAGTGCCACCAGTCGATCGAACTCCGCCTTGGATAACCGCTGACCGCCGATCGTTAGTTCCCACTTAAAATTCAGCAAACTTTGCAGTCCTAACCGCTGATTTTTTCCCGCTTTGGGCGTTTCTGCCTGTACACGCAGTCCTAAGCGGTTGGCCCAGCCCTCCTGATTGGACAAACTAGGCGGCAAAATTACGCCAAAGCCACTGTCTTGCAGTCGCCAAGCGGTGGTTTTAATGAATTCATATACTTGCAGCGGATGTAGTTGACAGGCGTGTGGCTGTGAAACTTGCAAACTGGGTTCTAAAACGGGATACAATCGCGATGCCAACCCTAAACCAGCCAACAGCGTTTCTTGGGGTTGATCAATCGTCCGTCCCATGTAGTCTAGCCGCTCCACCGGGTTATTCCATACGGTGCGGGCACTAACCAAGAAGTCTGGATCATTAGCCGCTTGCAAAAAATACTCTAGCGTCCAGTCCTGTTGTCCTGCGGTAGGAGGATGGAGATAAAAACAGGTGCGAAAAGCATTCAAGCGTTGATTTAACTGATGTTGCAGCGGTGCCGTCCAACTGGTCAAGGACGTTACCAACCGCTCTAACTTGGCAGGTTCGCTGTCGATCGTCGGCTTGTCCCCCAAGGCTTGCAGCCATTCTCGTAACGCTATGTCTTTAGGAAAAGACGCAGAGGAGGGCATCGCTTGACTGCTAGCAACTGCACGAACTTGAGCATCGATCGCCTGATTCAAAAAACTGAGAAGAATGGGTGGAGCGGGCGACAACACCGCAGTAGCCGGATGGGTGGAGGGATGTACCCCGTTTGCCGCTGTTTCTATTTCATTCTTTGCTTCAAACTGAGTTGCTCCAGACAGAACATAAGCTCGACAAACACTGGGCATTTGCCGCGTAAAGTGTTCTAGCCGATCTTGATCCACCGAGCTATCAATCAACACATGCCAACGTACCTGCATTGCTGCATGTTGCTCTAAAGTGGGCAAAAATTTAGCGCGCGCCAATAAATCTAGTTGCCATCGAGCCACATGCGACCAGAAGCGCAAGTCAGACCCCAGCCAGGAAAATTCCTCACCTTGCACCGAACTTAACGGCAGCGATTGCAAAACCTGCAAAGCTTCAGTTACCGTGAGGCGAAGCCCTTGAATTTGCCAAGGACAGAGCGATAGGGACAAAGAATGATGGGGATGGTCGGATTCAGAAGCTGCGATCGACGATTCTAAAATTGACGTTTCTAGATCTAGCTGTCCTTGAGCGGCCGAATGTTGGGGCAACAAGGCAATGGTTTGGGTGGAGGGGGTCGGCAGTTGATAGGTTGGCAGCATCAACGATACGGTCTGCCACCGATCTGGCGGTAGGGAAATAGCCGTCTTGGTAGAGTGAGAAGATTTAGCTCGGCGGTTGTGACCTCGGCTATCTGCGGCAATGGGAGCGTCAATCGGCACATCCGCCACAGACCACTGAAGCTGCTGAGACTGGTGCTTCGATCGCAACAGCTCTAGTAGTTCATCAACCGTCATAACAAACGGATGGATCGCAGGAGCCGCAACTGCATTTGACTCGGCAGCAATCGGCTCAACTCTACGCCAAATTTCTCCCCAAATCAAGAAATAGCCACCGTCGCGATCGTCAGTATAGGAATCGGGGGTGGACTCAGCCAAAGCTTGATCAGATGAAGAAATCCAGCTACCGTGTAGAATTGCCATGCTAGTCGAGAGTCTCCGAACCTTGCTGTATTGTGAATGCCTTTGCCAGCAGCAAAATAGGTGAAAAATACTCGATCGCCAGAGGAGGCGCTGGTTT
This genomic interval carries:
- a CDS encoding DEAD/DEAH box helicase; its protein translation is MTVDELLELLRSKHQSQQLQWSVADVPIDAPIAADSRGHNRRAKSSHSTKTAISLPPDRWQTVSLMLPTYQLPTPSTQTIALLPQHSAAQGQLDLETSILESSIAASESDHPHHSLSLSLCPWQIQGLRLTVTEALQVLQSLPLSSVQGEEFSWLGSDLRFWSHVARWQLDLLARAKFLPTLEQHAAMQVRWHVLIDSSVDQDRLEHFTRQMPSVCRAYVLSGATQFEAKNEIETAANGVHPSTHPATAVLSPAPPILLSFLNQAIDAQVRAVASSQAMPSSASFPKDIALREWLQALGDKPTIDSEPAKLERLVTSLTSWTAPLQHQLNQRLNAFRTCFYLHPPTAGQQDWTLEYFLQAANDPDFLVSARTVWNNPVERLDYMGRTIDQPQETLLAGLGLASRLYPVLEPSLQVSQPHACQLHPLQVYEFIKTTAWRLQDSGFGVILPPSLSNQEGWANRLGLRVQAETPKAGKNQRLGLQSLLNFKWELTIGGQRLSKAEFDRLVALNTPLVEINGEWVELRPQDVRAAQAFFESRKEQMSLSLEDALRISTGDAQMIEKLPVVGFEASGPLEELINALTNGNQSIESIPIPKGFQGTLRPYQVRGASWLAFLERWGLGACLADDMGLGKTVQFIALMLHLQEQGGLEKPTLLVCPTSVLGNWEREVKRFAPSLKTLVHHGDKRSQGKAFVKAIKDKHLVITSYALVQRDVKDLQTVTWQGVVLDEAQNVKNPDAKQSQAIRQLDCQFRIALTGTPVENRLAELWSIMDFLNPGYLGPRNFFQRRFAVPIERYGDTASLQTLRSLVQPFILRRLKTDRSIIQDLPEKQEMTVFCGLTQDQAALYQTLVERSLVEIESADGIQRKGMILALLTKLKQVCNHPVLFKEESREQKEEKAKGKRQKDKEDDLDSTLSLEPLAFRLASGKLQRLEEMLEEVLAEGDRSLIFTQFAEWGKLLQAYLAQRFERDVLFLYGGSSKKQREEMVDRFQNDPQGPRLFILSLKAGGVGLNLTRANHVFHFDRWWNPAVENQATDRVFRIGQTRNVQVHKFVCTGTLEERIHELIESKKALSEQVVGTGENWLSELDTDALRNLLLLDRAAVIDEEDE